A genomic segment from Planktothrix sp. FACHB-1365 encodes:
- a CDS encoding multiprotein-bridging factor 1 family protein translates to MGTNIDNTNAKVDAIQLEIFGLDSPQTPVVKKRTRKAINLPSTELPLFANKDIEMMATGAPVTSATQAYLKPPDWEKYNEGCLYFSKEFGKGRFIEFFILNNQKQQPEFITEQAESEILERYGVMAARLHVLFAAYAARQEQPWKDPFDLRGTDLIKSLGLHQTHRMNKSAKLKAVADLAWIVGTLGAKIHWYEGELNLCIRHTSPIWTILYVEEFYQPDLFQETGELIEVVIRVMPGAWTEKFLNKQDEQSKKALYQYGFVNSDIFKLNHYKHNLASALALYLVQNRRFHPKGTYRIESLLRGILSQEKIEEVRQKKQYRSRFFKQFYEALEALTEIGFKFKFAPSFPKVLLPAWAELPDEKPNELDPIETAPLEQSLPKGFFDTWLNSVVIVTAPLKIESAMKVFERKKRKALSPKSPKVPKQSNPTQKLEQVKIIDSQTDTQIEPHPALTGEMVKQIRQSQGWTQACLASKIGKSVSWVKLVESGRRKINESSQETLREILGI, encoded by the coding sequence GTGGGAACTAATATAGATAATACAAATGCTAAGGTTGATGCCATACAGCTAGAAATTTTCGGGTTAGACAGTCCACAAACTCCTGTGGTCAAGAAACGTACCCGCAAAGCTATCAACCTACCTTCAACTGAACTGCCATTGTTCGCAAACAAGGATATAGAAATGATGGCAACAGGAGCCCCTGTGACTAGCGCAACTCAAGCTTACCTCAAACCCCCAGATTGGGAGAAATATAACGAGGGTTGTTTATATTTCTCAAAAGAATTTGGCAAGGGTCGGTTTATTGAATTCTTTATTCTTAACAATCAAAAGCAGCAGCCAGAGTTTATTACTGAACAAGCCGAGTCAGAAATTCTTGAACGATATGGGGTCATGGCCGCCCGACTGCACGTTTTATTTGCTGCCTATGCCGCCCGTCAGGAACAACCTTGGAAAGATCCATTTGATTTGCGGGGAACTGATTTAATTAAGAGTTTGGGGTTACATCAAACCCATCGAATGAATAAATCTGCAAAACTCAAAGCTGTTGCTGACTTAGCCTGGATTGTTGGTACTTTGGGGGCAAAAATTCATTGGTATGAAGGCGAACTTAATTTATGTATTCGGCACACTAGCCCAATTTGGACAATTCTTTATGTAGAAGAGTTTTATCAACCGGATTTATTTCAGGAAACGGGAGAGTTAATCGAAGTCGTCATTCGAGTCATGCCTGGGGCATGGACTGAAAAATTCCTCAATAAACAAGATGAACAATCAAAAAAAGCCCTTTATCAATATGGGTTTGTCAACTCAGATATCTTCAAACTTAATCATTATAAACACAACCTTGCCTCTGCTTTAGCATTATATTTAGTTCAAAATCGCCGTTTTCATCCCAAAGGAACTTATCGTATTGAAAGCTTACTTAGAGGGATTTTGTCGCAAGAAAAAATTGAAGAAGTTCGTCAGAAAAAACAATATCGCTCCCGCTTTTTCAAGCAGTTTTACGAAGCTTTAGAAGCATTGACAGAAATCGGATTCAAGTTCAAGTTTGCCCCATCATTTCCTAAAGTCTTACTACCCGCTTGGGCTGAATTGCCCGATGAAAAACCTAATGAGTTAGATCCTATTGAAACAGCACCTTTAGAACAGTCCTTACCTAAAGGATTTTTTGATACATGGCTCAATAGTGTGGTAATTGTAACAGCCCCACTGAAAATTGAATCAGCGATGAAAGTCTTTGAGCGCAAAAAAAGAAAAGCTCTTTCCCCAAAATCCCCAAAAGTACCTAAACAATCAAATCCAACTCAAAAACTAGAACAGGTAAAAATCATTGACTCTCAAACTGACACTCAAATTGAACCACATCCAGCACTCACTGGAGAAATGGTTAAGCAGATACGTCAGTCTCAAGGCTGGACTCAAGCTTGTTTAGCGTCTAAAATTGGTAAGAGTGTTAGTTGGGTCAAACTGGTTGAAAGTGGGCGACGGAAAATTAACGAAAGTTCCCAGGAAACACTCCGAGAAATTTTGGGAATTTAA
- a CDS encoding YbaK/EbsC family protein — protein sequence MEHTQKLLNYLLENQVKYQYLTHPECKTSKESREARIKAGGDDVIGAKALVIKMDRKGSGSEFNLLVLPGTRKLDSSVLKQYFKAEIKSFRFATTEELADLTEGLVPGSIPPFAHPIFDTLNHLFVDSALLDHEKIGFNAASLTQSLIIHTQDYLKLAQPTHIFAFSVHQEE from the coding sequence ATGGAACACACCCAAAAATTGCTCAATTACTTACTGGAAAATCAGGTTAAATATCAATATTTAACCCATCCTGAATGCAAAACCTCGAAAGAAAGCCGAGAAGCTCGTATTAAGGCAGGGGGAGACGATGTTATTGGTGCGAAAGCTCTTGTGATCAAGATGGATCGAAAAGGATCAGGGAGTGAATTTAATCTGTTGGTTTTACCAGGAACAAGAAAGCTGGATTCTTCTGTATTGAAACAGTATTTTAAAGCCGAAATCAAGTCTTTTCGGTTTGCCACAACAGAGGAGTTAGCTGATTTAACGGAAGGTTTAGTTCCTGGTTCAATTCCTCCCTTTGCTCACCCGATTTTTGACACTCTCAATCATCTATTTGTCGATTCTGCTTTGTTAGACCATGAAAAGATCGGCTTCAATGCAGCGAGTTTAACCCAATCTCTAATTATCCACACTCAGGATTATCTCAAACTCGCACAGCCGACTCATATATTTGCATTTTCTGTTCACCAGGAGGAGTAA
- a CDS encoding transposase, which translates to MFGLLKNPRIFRAGSVKGTSFIVDGKHLKSLNQWYNKQIADHKNGKPQGFWSNTLSALTEKRNRQVRDAINKASRVVINHCLKNGIGRIIFGWNKGQKDGATLGKKGNQNFIQIPTARLKSRIQELCSRYGIEFIETEESYTSKASFPDHDFLPEFGEKPDNWNPSGKRVKRGLYRTAFNQYINADCNAAANIVRKVSATLGLNLNGVSSGALTTPLRVRLWTT; encoded by the coding sequence ATATTTGGACTACTTAAGAATCCCCGCATCTTCAGAGCGGGGAGTGTCAAAGGAACCAGTTTTATTGTTGATGGTAAGCACTTGAAATCCTTGAATCAGTGGTATAATAAACAAATTGCTGATCATAAAAATGGTAAACCCCAAGGTTTTTGGAGTAATACTTTATCTGCTCTAACCGAAAAACGGAATCGTCAGGTTAGAGATGCTATTAATAAAGCCTCCAGAGTGGTTATTAACCATTGTCTTAAAAACGGTATCGGTCGCATTATTTTTGGCTGGAATAAAGGACAAAAAGATGGTGCTACCCTTGGGAAGAAAGGGAATCAAAACTTTATCCAGATTCCCACCGCCCGCTTAAAATCTCGAATTCAAGAACTTTGTTCTCGCTATGGAATTGAGTTTATAGAAACCGAGGAATCTTATACCTCAAAGGCTAGTTTTCCCGATCATGATTTTCTCCCTGAATTCGGTGAAAAACCCGACAATTGGAATCCGTCAGGAAAACGAGTTAAACGAGGTTTATACCGCACTGCATTCAATCAATATATTAATGCCGATTGTAATGCAGCAGCTAACATTGTCCGCAAAGTATCGGCAACATTGGGATTAAATCTCAATGGAGTCAGTAGTGGCGCATTGACTACGCCATTAAGGGTTCGTCTTTGGACTACTTAA
- a CDS encoding UPF0175 family protein, with the protein MPYQLKIDYPETFPDALQQTKEQFEQEAKWAMAVKLFELKRLSSGMAAALIGVDRVTFLLKLKDYGIPMIDLTEEELLSDLKNA; encoded by the coding sequence ATGCCTTATCAACTTAAAATCGACTACCCAGAAACCTTCCCCGATGCCCTCCAACAAACAAAAGAACAATTTGAACAAGAAGCGAAATGGGCAATGGCAGTTAAACTATTTGAACTCAAACGCCTTTCTTCTGGAATGGCAGCCGCGTTAATTGGGGTAGATAGAGTTACATTTCTCCTCAAATTAAAAGATTATGGTATCCCCATGATTGACTTAACAGAAGAAGAACTATTATCTGATTTAAAAAATGCCTAA
- a CDS encoding DUF433 domain-containing protein: protein MNDSLLQRVTLDLNICHGKPCIRGLRYPVELILELLSSGMSIEEILADYEDLERDDILAALLFATRF from the coding sequence ATGAATGACTCCCTTCTGCAACGAGTTACTCTCGATCTAAATATCTGTCATGGCAAACCTTGCATCCGGGGATTGCGTTATCCGGTTGAGTTGATTTTAGAGTTATTGAGTTCTGGTATGAGTATTGAGGAAATTTTAGCAGACTATGAGGATTTAGAACGGGATGATATTTTAGCGGCTTTACTCTTTGCTACTCGCTTTTAG
- a CDS encoding four helix bundle protein has product MEELPIIQKTYDLIKWYVPILNRQLSETGFFS; this is encoded by the coding sequence ATGGAAGAACTCCCAATTATCCAAAAAACCTACGATTTAATCAAATGGTATGTCCCCATTTTAAACCGCCAACTCTCAGAAACCGGGTTTTTCAGTTAA
- a CDS encoding RNA-guided endonuclease InsQ/TnpB family protein: MDKLLRSLLGIDHGIDNWLTCVSNVGTSFIVDGKHLKSLNQWYNKQVADHKNGKPQGFWSNSLSVITEKRNRQVRDAINKAARLVINHCLKNSIGRIVFGWNKGQKDGATLGKKGNQSFIQIPTARLKSRIQELCSRYGIEFIETEESYTSKASFPDHDFLPEFGEKPDNWEPSGKRVKRGLYRTAFNQYVNADCNAAANIVRKVSTTLGLNLNGVSSGALTTPLRVHIWTT; this comes from the coding sequence ATAGATAAGCTGCTACGCAGCTTACTAGGAATAGATCATGGAATCGACAACTGGTTAACTTGTGTGAGTAACGTAGGAACCAGTTTTATTGTTGATGGTAAGCATTTGAAATCCTTAAATCAGTGGTACAACAAGCAAGTTGCTGATCATAAAAATGGTAAACCCCAAGGTTTTTGGAGTAATTCTTTATCTGTTATCACCGAAAAACGGAATCGCCAAGTTAGAGATGCTATCAATAAAGCTGCCAGATTGGTCATCAACCATTGCCTCAAAAATAGCATCGGTCGTATTGTTTTTGGTTGGAATAAAGGACAAAAAGATGGTGCTACCCTTGGGAAGAAAGGGAATCAAAGCTTTATTCAGATTCCCACCGCCCGATTAAAATCTCGAATTCAAGAACTTTGTTCTCGCTATGGAATTGAGTTTATAGAAACCGAGGAATCTTATACCTCAAAGGCTAGTTTTCCCGATCATGATTTTCTCCCTGAATTCGGTGAAAAACCCGACAACTGGGAACCGTCAGGAAAACGAGTTAAACGGGGTTTATATCGCACTGCATTCAATCAATATGTTAATGCTGATTGTAATGCAGCAGCTAATATTGTCCGCAAAGTATCGACAACATTGGGATTAAATCTCAATGGAGTCAGTAGTGGCGCATTGACTACGCCATTAAGAGTTCATATTTGGACTACTTAA
- a CDS encoding helix-turn-helix domain-containing protein: MLLETTPKEKLASLVRELRGNKSQRSFAKLLGVSYYAVQTWEKHAVWPDDDNLEKLAKLKGWTKEQLQLYLHISQVAPSTPLNNSSIGHSQARNVKPTDSTQPLGLSIADLLAEVRALPFEAAVQVAQVALETIEAKGSLVSSEH; the protein is encoded by the coding sequence ATGCTGCTGGAGACTACACCTAAAGAAAAGTTAGCGAGTCTAGTTAGAGAACTGCGGGGTAACAAAAGCCAACGCAGCTTTGCAAAGCTTTTGGGTGTGAGTTACTATGCCGTGCAAACTTGGGAAAAGCACGCAGTCTGGCCTGATGATGACAATTTGGAAAAGTTGGCAAAGTTAAAAGGATGGACTAAAGAGCAACTTCAGCTATATCTACATATTTCTCAAGTAGCACCCTCAACCCCACTCAACAATAGCTCTATTGGTCACAGTCAAGCTCGGAATGTAAAACCTACAGATTCAACTCAACCTTTGGGTTTATCGATTGCAGATTTGCTAGCGGAAGTCAGAGCTTTGCCATTTGAAGCGGCGGTTCAAGTGGCTCAAGTTGCACTGGAAACAATAGAAGCTAAAGGCTCTTTGGTGAGTTCTGAACATTGA
- a CDS encoding type I restriction endonuclease subunit R → MVLKKPISKTITSLDNLEERFNLRPTENAQFFPEWNENLPELTDSETATLDQIRNRFIRHRKRGSLAEGTINHLIISPLLALAGLYDEPFFVTTEPEVELFLEDRDEILRGRIDTLIIQQQLWVLVVESKSTIAFSVALPQALTYLIANPNPERPVYGLITNGDEFQFIKLLNQPNPNYDLSNIFSLLLPHRNQLYDIMQILKQIRQIMIETPIE, encoded by the coding sequence ATGGTACTGAAAAAACCTATCTCAAAAACCATCACCAGCTTAGACAACCTGGAAGAAAGATTTAATCTCCGTCCTACAGAAAACGCACAATTCTTTCCTGAATGGAATGAAAACTTACCCGAACTAACCGACTCGGAAACAGCCACCTTAGACCAAATTAGAAACCGATTTATTCGTCATCGCAAACGCGGTTCCTTAGCCGAAGGAACCATCAATCACTTAATTATTTCTCCCTTATTAGCCCTAGCTGGTTTATACGACGAACCCTTTTTTGTCACCACAGAACCCGAAGTTGAACTATTCCTAGAAGACAGAGACGAAATATTAAGAGGACGCATCGACACCCTGATTATTCAACAGCAACTCTGGGTATTAGTTGTAGAATCTAAATCAACAATCGCCTTTTCTGTAGCCCTCCCCCAAGCCCTCACCTATTTAATAGCAAACCCCAACCCAGAACGCCCCGTTTATGGATTAATTACAAACGGTGACGAATTCCAATTTATTAAACTTTTAAATCAACCTAACCCGAACTACGATTTATCTAATATTTTCTCCCTATTACTTCCCCATCGCAATCAACTTTATGACATCATGCAAATCCTTAAACAAATTAGACAAATCATGATTGAAACCCCTATTGAATAA
- a CDS encoding DUF3368 domain-containing protein: MPNPEKIVINTSPLIALVAALGDLTILQSLYPEVLVPFEVCQEILSGGSSNFAVAEFTAANWLQKQPDPLNISPLLLNSLDIGEASVIQLALNENIPTVCIDESVGRRIARLSGLSVTGSIGILLRAKQEGYPLSIKQSIQQMINQGIRLSTTVIEFALKQAGENN; encoded by the coding sequence ATGCCTAACCCGGAAAAAATTGTTATTAACACCTCCCCGCTAATAGCCCTTGTGGCTGCCTTGGGTGACTTAACTATTTTGCAATCCCTTTATCCAGAAGTATTAGTTCCTTTTGAAGTCTGCCAAGAAATTCTTAGTGGCGGTTCTAGTAACTTTGCTGTTGCCGAATTTACTGCTGCTAATTGGCTACAAAAACAGCCTGACCCTCTGAATATTTCTCCTCTCCTCCTCAACTCATTAGACATTGGCGAAGCCTCAGTTATTCAATTAGCCTTAAATGAAAATATCCCAACCGTTTGTATTGATGAATCGGTTGGACGGCGAATTGCTAGATTAAGCGGTCTTTCCGTTACAGGTTCCATTGGGATTTTATTACGTGCCAAACAGGAAGGCTACCCTTTATCAATTAAACAATCTATTCAACAAATGATTAACCAAGGAATTCGATTAAGTACAACTGTAATTGAATTCGCCCTCAAGCAAGCCGGAGAAAATAATTAA
- a CDS encoding ParB N-terminal domain-containing protein, whose amino-acid sequence MSKSEVFRQEVSIDILTPHPLNIKIYGEQEDVSSLAKSIEISQWVKPLVVTKDYVIVSGHRRWKALQQLGWLTAPVEIQEFTDEVAILEALLLENVTREKTLEMRIREGMAWESIEAEKATSRKGTRTDLGNMVENFPPCSPRTKFGKSRDAIGSRISLSGKSYAKGRKVVDLIDSEAREGNLSSASTLRTALDKSIDAAYKLAIKPKNTREAIAQMLKTGKVKNITTAIRLANQQSETQSLPLTPSCWNCGHRGEQINNHSIYCYKLGLLDLVDKSGEERGQNCSEWTDLTLSSPLQKKTTFVLSLLLPIEWQTQLEEIAATVGLDPATWVKHLIDANLHLHPELAQMAQIQSNWVGMNKASRQN is encoded by the coding sequence ATGTCAAAGTCAGAGGTTTTCAGGCAAGAAGTATCTATAGACATTCTAACCCCTCACCCATTGAATATCAAAATCTACGGTGAGCAGGAGGATGTCTCTTCTTTGGCAAAATCAATTGAAATCAGCCAATGGGTCAAACCATTGGTGGTGACGAAGGATTATGTCATCGTTTCTGGTCATCGGCGCTGGAAAGCACTTCAACAACTCGGATGGCTAACAGCCCCGGTGGAAATCCAAGAGTTTACAGATGAAGTAGCCATTTTAGAAGCACTGCTGTTAGAAAATGTCACCCGTGAAAAAACCCTAGAGATGCGAATTCGAGAAGGGATGGCTTGGGAAAGCATTGAAGCGGAAAAAGCTACCTCTCGGAAAGGAACTCGGACAGACTTAGGGAACATGGTGGAAAATTTTCCACCATGTTCACCACGAACAAAATTTGGTAAGTCTCGTGATGCGATTGGCTCTCGTATTAGCCTTTCGGGTAAATCCTATGCCAAAGGACGAAAAGTGGTAGACCTGATTGACTCAGAAGCTCGTGAGGGAAACCTTTCATCGGCATCAACCTTGCGAACCGCTTTAGATAAAAGCATAGATGCTGCCTATAAATTAGCGATTAAGCCCAAAAACACGAGAGAGGCGATCGCCCAAATGCTCAAAACAGGCAAAGTTAAGAATATTACCACCGCTATTCGTCTGGCCAATCAACAATCTGAAACCCAATCATTGCCATTAACGCCCTCCTGTTGGAACTGCGGACACCGAGGGGAACAAATCAATAACCACAGTATTTACTGCTACAAGTTGGGTCTTCTCGACCTAGTAGACAAATCGGGGGAAGAACGAGGTCAGAACTGTAGTGAATGGACAGACCTGACTTTATCCTCGCCTCTCCAGAAAAAAACAACCTTTGTCCTTTCCTTGTTACTCCCTATTGAGTGGCAAACTCAACTCGAAGAAATTGCCGCCACTGTTGGTTTAGATCCAGCAACATGGGTCAAACATCTTATCGATGCCAACCTGCATCTGCATCCTGAATTGGCTCAGATGGCTCAGATTCAGTCGAATTGGGTGGGGATGAATAAAGCATCAAGACAAAACTGA
- a CDS encoding formylglycine-generating enzyme family protein, with product MINSSLLDSNPQTEAAQQCIDRFRQKHGEIYYQFACYAAFPLALTPDFLYRLRNHFYSELPVPWVAIAHLLLSDLCQNIGEELYEMDRNVRCLLLNELTSSELSELSSFSLDYIQDHFKTDIQGLWQAQYWTALAYVKPEPTAQEIAIKLRQLLQKPNFREWLRISSLVETLTEPLQNANFQPLLTLAEAMGKAARGNYTEAEQQFAQLRQNNTVNIAGVSVPLPPPPIPAKTFSFETVTVNKKGEIIKRETQQARYFTEDMGNGITLDMVYIPGGTFLMGSLETEKKYQNYDGREEPQHRVTIPPFFMAKYPITQAQWKAVANWPKIQRDLDPDPSRFKGDNRPVEKVKWYDAVEFCARLLQHTGRNYCLPSEAQWEYACRAGTQTPFYFGETLTSDLANYDGNYTYAEEPKGIYREETTPVGEFPPNAFGLYDLHGNVWEWCADPGHDNYEKAPTQGEVWDEQNKNDNRYQIYNVENLVNLLSHERYRCLRGGSWFDGPGGCRSAGRGRITPGGSNDVNCGFRVCWVVGAS from the coding sequence ATGATAAATTCTTCTCTCCTTGATTCTAATCCCCAAACGGAAGCGGCACAACAATGTATTGACCGCTTTCGTCAGAAACATGGAGAAATTTATTATCAATTTGCCTGTTATGCCGCCTTTCCCTTGGCATTAACCCCTGATTTTCTGTATCGCTTACGAAATCATTTTTATTCCGAACTTCCAGTTCCTTGGGTTGCCATTGCCCATTTACTCCTATCCGATTTATGCCAAAATATCGGTGAAGAACTCTATGAAATGGATCGAAACGTTCGCTGTTTACTCCTCAATGAATTAACTTCTTCAGAACTCTCTGAACTTTCCAGCTTTTCTCTTGACTATATCCAAGATCATTTTAAAACTGATATTCAAGGACTATGGCAAGCTCAATATTGGACAGCTTTAGCTTATGTTAAGCCAGAACCAACCGCCCAAGAAATTGCTATCAAATTACGTCAACTGTTGCAAAAACCTAATTTTAGGGAGTGGTTAAGAATTTCTTCTCTGGTGGAAACCCTAACGGAACCCTTACAAAACGCTAATTTTCAACCCCTATTAACTTTAGCGGAAGCAATGGGAAAAGCGGCACGGGGAAACTATACCGAAGCTGAACAACAATTTGCCCAACTGCGACAAAATAATACTGTTAATATTGCCGGGGTTTCTGTTCCTTTACCTCCCCCTCCTATTCCAGCAAAAACCTTTAGTTTTGAAACCGTTACCGTTAACAAAAAGGGTGAAATTATCAAACGGGAAACCCAACAAGCGCGATACTTTACCGAAGACATGGGAAATGGCATCACGTTAGATATGGTTTATATTCCTGGGGGGACATTCCTTATGGGTTCACTGGAAACGGAAAAAAAATATCAAAATTATGACGGGAGAGAAGAACCCCAACATCGAGTTACAATTCCCCCCTTCTTTATGGCTAAATATCCCATTACCCAAGCTCAATGGAAAGCCGTTGCGAACTGGCCGAAAATTCAACGGGATCTCGACCCTGACCCTTCCCGCTTCAAAGGGGATAACCGACCTGTAGAAAAGGTTAAATGGTACGATGCGGTAGAATTTTGTGCCAGACTGCTACAACACACCGGACGCAACTATTGTTTACCCTCAGAAGCTCAATGGGAATATGCTTGTCGCGCTGGTACTCAAACCCCGTTTTACTTTGGGGAAACCCTAACCAGTGATTTAGCCAATTATGATGGCAACTACACCTATGCAGAGGAACCCAAGGGAATATATCGAGAGGAAACTACCCCCGTCGGTGAATTTCCGCCTAATGCCTTTGGGTTGTATGATCTACATGGTAATGTCTGGGAATGGTGCGCCGATCCTGGGCATGACAACTATGAAAAAGCGCCAACACAAGGAGAAGTTTGGGATGAGCAGAACAAGAATGATAATCGTTATCAAATCTATAATGTTGAAAATTTAGTCAACTTATTAAGCCATGAAAGATATCGTTGTCTGCGGGGCGGTTCGTGGTTCGACGGTCCTGGTGGCTGCCGTTCTGCCGGTCGTGGCAGGATCACCCCTGGCGGCTCCAACGACGTCAACTGCGGCTTTCGGGTTTGTTGGGTGGTAGGTGCGTCGTAG
- a CDS encoding MoxR family ATPase: MAKTLDPINPNFTGDPKFQPKAKEKDPETQEPLYPYLADISEGLIEAVNLAIKLKRPILFEGEPGSGKTKLAKAIAYEFSKRSQTKWPYTDWYIKSTDQARDGLYRYDAVRRLYDAQLAATDPLEKAKIQERLNDPLHQAYIEWGALGKAFKASQNQQRMIVLIDEIDKADPDFPNDLLLELEEKRFFVRETGEEIRAEYDYTPIILITSNAQKKLPDAFLRRCLYHYIEFPNRKDLEKIVTARFGKDWSQSLLNLALDRFLAIRDQMAEDKGDFGKKISISELIDWISALKFKSTETEIEDLLKKRKIPYESTLLKTREDVKQYSEIVPDDFDTNEPKNYNKVEDDDDKI, from the coding sequence ATGGCTAAAACTTTAGACCCCATTAATCCTAATTTTACCGGAGATCCTAAATTTCAACCCAAAGCTAAAGAAAAAGATCCTGAAACTCAAGAACCCCTTTATCCCTATTTAGCTGATATTAGTGAGGGGTTAATTGAAGCGGTGAATTTAGCAATTAAGTTAAAACGTCCCATATTATTTGAGGGGGAACCCGGGTCTGGTAAGACAAAATTAGCTAAAGCGATCGCCTATGAATTTAGCAAGCGATCGCAAACCAAATGGCCCTATACAGATTGGTATATTAAATCAACGGATCAAGCACGGGATGGTTTATATCGTTATGATGCCGTTAGACGACTTTATGATGCTCAACTCGCAGCCACAGATCCGCTAGAAAAAGCTAAAATTCAAGAGAGATTAAATGATCCCCTACATCAAGCTTATATCGAATGGGGAGCGCTTGGTAAGGCATTTAAAGCTTCTCAAAATCAGCAACGAATGATTGTTTTAATTGATGAAATTGATAAAGCCGATCCAGATTTTCCCAATGATTTATTATTGGAATTAGAAGAAAAACGTTTTTTTGTGCGAGAAACCGGAGAAGAAATTCGTGCAGAATATGACTATACACCAATTATTTTAATTACCAGTAATGCTCAGAAAAAATTACCTGATGCTTTTTTACGTCGATGTTTATATCATTATATTGAGTTTCCTAACCGCAAAGATTTAGAAAAAATTGTTACCGCTAGATTTGGTAAAGATTGGTCACAGTCCTTGCTGAACTTGGCATTAGATCGGTTTTTGGCAATTCGAGATCAAATGGCAGAGGATAAAGGTGATTTTGGTAAAAAAATCAGTATTAGTGAATTAATTGATTGGATCAGTGCTTTAAAATTTAAGTCAACAGAAACTGAAATTGAAGACCTTCTTAAAAAAAGGAAAATTCCTTATGAAAGCACTTTGTTAAAAACGCGAGAAGATGTTAAACAATACAGTGAAATTGTTCCTGATGATTTTGATACCAATGAACCTAAAAATTATAATAAGGTGGAAGATGATGATGATAAAATTTAA
- a CDS encoding TauD/TfdA family dioxygenase, giving the protein MSTKPTPIKKTMTPSLQPKAGAFLPETNACVFLKAAQAMKPNSSFKDLWETAQELVPYLKPIEKEVRQVTQPGGIPWTVIQNLPIDEELPPTPTDGKRPNDKGWVSELVLLAVLHIAGLLPLAFEQEKNGQIIHEIAPVPGLSHTQSNSGRVPLSWHADLGHLQSKYRPEFLLLLGLRNPAETKTWIAPIEEITEKLQRQSPDSDRILRQSRYRPQSPDSFNYNGNLILSKSQPLISTNEEGYDEVVGNLSNIQALDDEAKAALETLKNLLKPPIAKSVILKPGSLLLFNNLRCLHARDAVFSDRWLQRVYGRNSLNALRSATGSNGYVFDSCLIALS; this is encoded by the coding sequence ATGTCAACCAAACCAACACCTATCAAAAAAACCATGACTCCTAGTTTACAACCTAAAGCGGGTGCTTTCCTGCCCGAAACGAATGCTTGTGTGTTTCTCAAAGCTGCCCAAGCGATGAAACCGAACTCCTCGTTTAAGGATCTTTGGGAAACAGCACAGGAATTAGTGCCTTACCTCAAACCCATTGAGAAGGAAGTGCGGCAAGTCACCCAACCAGGGGGTATTCCTTGGACAGTGATCCAGAATCTTCCCATTGATGAGGAGTTGCCACCAACGCCTACAGATGGGAAACGCCCCAACGATAAAGGATGGGTGAGTGAATTGGTTCTGTTGGCGGTGTTGCATATCGCTGGGTTGCTGCCACTTGCCTTTGAGCAAGAAAAGAACGGTCAGATTATCCATGAAATTGCGCCAGTCCCTGGGTTGTCCCATACTCAGTCCAATTCTGGCCGAGTACCTTTGAGTTGGCACGCAGATCTTGGTCATTTGCAGTCCAAATATCGCCCAGAATTTTTGTTGTTGCTAGGTTTACGCAACCCTGCTGAAACAAAAACTTGGATTGCCCCTATTGAGGAGATCACCGAAAAGTTGCAGCGCCAATCTCCAGACAGCGATCGCATTTTACGTCAATCTCGCTATCGACCGCAATCACCTGACTCGTTTAACTATAACGGCAATTTGATCCTGTCAAAATCCCAACCGTTAATTTCAACAAACGAAGAAGGTTATGACGAAGTGGTTGGGAATTTAAGCAACATTCAGGCGTTAGACGATGAGGCAAAAGCGGCTTTGGAGACGTTGAAAAATTTGTTAAAACCGCCAATCGCCAAATCTGTCATTTTAAAACCTGGGAGCTTATTACTGTTTAACAATTTACGCTGTTTGCACGCACGAGATGCGGTGTTTAGCGATCGCTGGTTGCAGCGAGTTTATGGGCGAAATTCCTTAAACGCATTGCGTTCTGCAACGGGTTCTAATGGCTATGTTTTCGATAGCTGTTTAATTGCATTATCTTAG